In the Hyphomonadaceae bacterium BL14 genome, one interval contains:
- a CDS encoding mitochondrial fission ELM1 family protein, which translates to MASQVLGLAQALARRTPLAITPVTLARTGPRAVPDAPAPDIWIGCGRAAVRAAPSVRAAYPRALMVYIQDPRAHHEVFDLIVPPHHDRLAGRNVLPLIGSPNRVTPELLEAERIAFADRLAQIRAPRAAVLIGGESRHHRFSQSACAYLIDRIEALRAHRIGLLITLSRRTPDGFAALIRARYGQQPDIWLHQDDGPNPYFAFLAGADWIFVTEDSTNMLTEAAATGTPVYRLGVDGNPGKFRRLYAALEGHGAVRPFLGALERWTYVPLHETERAAQRMLEMLDARCGMRAA; encoded by the coding sequence ATGGCCAGCCAGGTGCTGGGCCTGGCGCAGGCGCTGGCGCGGCGGACGCCGCTGGCGATCACGCCGGTCACGCTGGCGCGCACCGGGCCTCGGGCGGTTCCGGACGCCCCGGCGCCGGATATCTGGATCGGGTGCGGACGCGCCGCCGTGCGCGCCGCGCCGTCGGTGCGGGCGGCGTATCCAAGGGCGCTGATGGTCTATATCCAGGATCCCCGTGCGCATCATGAGGTGTTCGATCTCATCGTGCCGCCGCATCATGACCGGCTCGCAGGCCGCAATGTGCTGCCCCTCATCGGCTCGCCCAACCGGGTGACGCCGGAACTGCTTGAGGCCGAGCGGATCGCCTTTGCCGACCGGCTGGCTCAGATCCGCGCGCCCCGCGCGGCGGTGCTGATCGGCGGGGAGTCCAGGCATCACCGGTTTTCGCAAAGCGCCTGCGCCTATCTGATTGACCGGATCGAGGCGCTGCGCGCGCATCGCATTGGCCTTCTGATCACCCTGTCGCGGCGCACGCCGGACGGGTTCGCAGCCCTGATCCGCGCGCGCTATGGCCAACAGCCCGATATCTGGCTGCACCAGGACGACGGTCCGAACCCGTATTTCGCCTTTCTCGCGGGCGCCGACTGGATTTTCGTCACGGAGGATTCCACCAACATGCTCACCGAGGCGGCGGCCACCGGAACGCCGGTCTACCGCTTGGGCGTGGACGGGAATCCCGGCAAGTTCCGCCGGCTTTACGCCGCGCTGGAAGGTCATGGTGCGGTGCGTCCCTTTCTGGGCGCGCTGGAGCGCTGGACCTATGTCCCGCTTCACGAAACCGAGAGGGCGGCGCAGCGCATGCTTGAGATGCTGGACGCGCGCTGCGGCATGAGAGCCGCCTGA
- the greA gene encoding transcription elongation factor GreA: MQKIPMTAEGHKAIDDELRHLKSVERPAVIQAISEARDHGDLSENAEYHAAKERQGWIEGRLQELEDKLARAQVIDTSKLSGDTVKFGATVTVVDEDTDAEATYKIVGDDEADVKSGKISISSPIARALINKETGDVVEVTAPGGVKTYEILKVQWV; this comes from the coding sequence ATGCAGAAGATCCCCATGACCGCCGAGGGCCACAAGGCCATCGACGATGAACTCAGGCACCTCAAGTCCGTGGAGCGCCCGGCGGTGATCCAGGCGATTTCCGAAGCGCGCGACCATGGCGATCTGTCGGAAAACGCCGAGTATCACGCCGCCAAGGAGCGCCAGGGCTGGATTGAAGGCCGCCTCCAGGAGCTTGAGGACAAGCTGGCGCGCGCCCAGGTCATCGACACCTCCAAGCTGTCGGGCGACACGGTGAAGTTCGGCGCCACGGTCACCGTGGTGGACGAGGACACCGACGCCGAGGCGACCTACAAGATCGTCGGCGATGACGAGGCGGACGTGAAATCGGGCAAGATCTCCATCTCCTCGCCCATCGCGCGCGCCCTGATCAACAAGGAAACCGGCGACGTGGTGGAAGTCACCGCGCCCGGCGGCGTGAAAACGTACGAGATCCTGAAAGTGCAGTGGGTCTAA
- a CDS encoding M56 family metallopeptidase, which yields MTLAQILTAAALCVPAALCAWAAARALEPRLSPRAGVHLWRAARLALAAPLAALALPALAGLMPAPVAAQGGVPAAPAQPVAAPIFQPAIEFAQTLGGGIPQGVLWLIVALYAAGFAFAVSRAVSRRAALAKLTAGSRPATAAVADIAVRWRSRLSLPDNIAPVRVADFDGSPFVAGLRPVIFAPAALANDPACEAALAHELTHVKRGDEADRLLGEALAVLFWFNPAVYVIERRLAGARELACDAEVLDRAEPALRRDYATGIAQLAPGETAATAFLSDLPDLRRRRVKAALAHDGRRAGCAAAALAGALVLAAALPAAGLAAALSERVQAATDAPHTLSAGVNEAILDAQEAMEARDYRRALAILDGAPASTPREQSVVQRMRANALYLRTRTDEAAQALEDAVDAGGLTPEEERSVRSSLTGLYISQGHNDRAISTLNPLLAGGFGQNPQEARSAALYLLQLGEPARALPFIGTFLSTTANPIHADLNLARRIYQQTGHEAEAEAMAARIADLYGE from the coding sequence ATGACCCTTGCACAGATTCTCACCGCGGCGGCGCTGTGCGTGCCGGCCGCTTTGTGCGCCTGGGCCGCCGCCCGCGCGCTGGAACCGCGCCTGTCGCCACGCGCCGGCGTTCATCTCTGGCGCGCCGCGCGTCTGGCGCTTGCCGCGCCGCTCGCCGCGCTCGCCCTGCCGGCCCTGGCCGGGCTCATGCCCGCGCCTGTGGCGGCGCAAGGCGGCGTCCCGGCCGCCCCGGCCCAGCCTGTCGCCGCCCCGATATTCCAGCCGGCGATCGAGTTTGCCCAGACCCTTGGCGGCGGTATTCCGCAGGGCGTGCTCTGGCTGATCGTGGCGCTTTACGCGGCCGGTTTCGCCTTCGCTGTCTCCCGGGCGGTGTCGCGCCGGGCTGCTCTCGCGAAGCTCACCGCAGGCAGCCGGCCGGCCACCGCCGCCGTTGCCGACATCGCCGTGCGCTGGCGGTCCCGGCTCTCCCTCCCGGACAACATAGCTCCGGTGCGGGTGGCCGATTTTGACGGCTCGCCCTTTGTCGCCGGGCTGCGCCCGGTGATTTTCGCCCCCGCCGCGCTGGCCAATGACCCGGCCTGCGAAGCCGCCCTCGCCCACGAGCTGACCCATGTGAAGCGGGGCGACGAGGCCGACCGCCTGCTGGGCGAAGCGCTGGCGGTGCTGTTCTGGTTCAATCCGGCGGTCTACGTCATTGAACGGCGCCTGGCCGGGGCGCGTGAGCTGGCCTGCGACGCCGAAGTGCTCGACCGGGCCGAACCGGCCCTGCGCCGGGACTATGCTACGGGAATCGCGCAGCTGGCGCCCGGCGAAACGGCGGCGACCGCCTTTCTGTCCGATCTGCCGGATTTGCGGCGGCGCCGGGTGAAAGCCGCCCTCGCCCATGACGGGCGCAGGGCCGGATGCGCCGCCGCAGCGCTGGCAGGGGCGCTGGTGCTCGCAGCGGCTCTACCGGCCGCGGGTCTGGCGGCGGCGCTCAGCGAGCGCGTGCAGGCGGCGACGGACGCGCCGCACACGCTCTCCGCGGGGGTGAACGAGGCGATACTCGACGCGCAAGAGGCGATGGAGGCGAGAGATTACCGGCGCGCGCTCGCCATTCTGGACGGCGCACCGGCATCAACACCCCGAGAGCAGAGCGTGGTTCAGCGGATGCGCGCCAACGCACTCTATCTTCGCACCCGCACCGATGAGGCCGCGCAGGCGCTTGAGGACGCGGTCGACGCGGGCGGGCTGACGCCTGAAGAAGAGCGCTCGGTACGGTCAAGTCTGACAGGGCTCTATATCAGCCAGGGCCACAACGACCGCGCTATCAGCACATTAAATCCGCTGCTGGCGGGTGGTTTCGGGCAGAATCCTCAAGAGGCCCGGAGCGCTGCTCTGTACCTTCTCCAGCTCGGCGAACCGGCCCGGGCGCTACCCTTTATCGGGACATTCCTGAGCACAACCGCGAACCCGATTCACGCTGATCTGAATCTAGCGCGGAGGATCTATCAACAAACAGGGCACGAGGCCGAAGCCGAGGCGATGGCCGCCCGCATCGCGGACCTGTACGGCGAATGA
- a CDS encoding ATP-binding cassette domain-containing protein, whose protein sequence is MNSVPPGAPAIDLDQVRFAYGRRAPAVIAIDRFTVSAGERVFLKGASGSGKSTLLGLIAGILDASDGRVRVLGEDLSAMSAARRDRFRADRLGVIFQMFNLLPWLPAGANITLPGRFSDQRRPDGPAALEAEGRRLLARLGLDPDQVWNRPARALSVGQQQRVAAARALIGRPGLILADEPTSALDADSRDAFITLLMEECAASGAALVFVSHDGSLAGHFDRAEDLAALNHVQRAGVLS, encoded by the coding sequence ATGAATTCTGTCCCGCCCGGCGCCCCCGCCATCGATCTTGACCAGGTGCGCTTCGCCTATGGGCGGCGCGCACCTGCCGTGATCGCCATCGACCGCTTCACCGTGTCTGCCGGAGAGCGCGTGTTCCTCAAAGGCGCCAGCGGTTCGGGCAAATCCACCCTGCTGGGCCTGATCGCCGGGATCCTTGATGCCAGCGACGGCCGTGTGCGGGTGCTGGGCGAAGACCTGTCGGCCATGAGCGCGGCGCGCCGCGACCGCTTCCGCGCCGACCGGCTGGGCGTGATCTTTCAGATGTTCAACCTCCTGCCCTGGCTGCCGGCCGGGGCGAATATCACCCTGCCGGGCCGCTTCTCCGATCAGCGCCGCCCGGACGGGCCGGCCGCGCTGGAGGCTGAAGGCCGGCGCCTGCTCGCCCGGTTGGGCCTTGATCCGGACCAGGTCTGGAACCGCCCGGCGCGCGCCCTGTCGGTAGGTCAGCAGCAGCGCGTGGCGGCGGCCCGCGCCCTCATCGGCAGGCCCGGCCTGATTCTGGCCGACGAGCCCACCAGCGCGCTGGACGCCGACAGCCGCGATGCCTTCATCACCCTGCTGATGGAAGAATGCGCCGCCTCGGGCGCAGCTTTGGTCTTTGTCAGTCATGACGGATCGCTGGCGGGCCATTTTGACCGCGCCGAAGACCTCGCCGCGCTCAACCATGTGCAGCGCGCAGGGGTGCTGTCATGA
- the carB gene encoding carbamoyl-phosphate synthase large subunit: protein MPRRTDIQSILIIGAGPIVIGQACEFDYSGVQAVKALKEEGYRVILVNSNPATIMTDPGLADATYIEPITPEMVAKVIEKERPDALLPTMGGQTALNCALELDRRGVLELFGVEMIGARADVIDKAENRERFRNAMDSIGLESPKSRTAHTLAEAEIVLEELGLPAVIRPSFTMGGTGGGIAYNVEEFREIVASGLYNSPVTEVLIEESVVGWKEYEMEVVRDRADNCIIVCSIENIDPMGVHTGDSITVAPALTLTDKEYQRMRSASIAVLREIGVETGGSNVQFAVNPADGRMLVIEMNPRVSRSSALASKATGFPIARVAAKLAVGYTLDEIDNDITGGATPASFEPAIDYVVTKIPRFAFEKYPGAKDSLTTSMKSVGEAMAIGRCFQESVQKALRSLETGLSGFDEIAIPGVDTAEDDAARRQAVLAALSLPTPDRLRVIAQAFREGLSMESIQAACAYEPWFLRQIEEIVAAEEDVRMLGLPGDADGMRRLKAMGFSDARLAAITGTAEAGVASARRALGVRPVYKRVDTCAAEFAAVTPYMYSTYETGGACESEPTGRKKAIILGGGPNRIGQGIEFDYCCCHAAFAFADMDIESIMVNCNPETVSTDYDTADRLYFEPLTAEDVIELIETERANGELIGVVVQYGGQTPLKLSADLEAAGIPILGTSPDAIDLAEDRERFKALLDELGLKQPPNVIARSVEEATVAARTLGFPLVLRPSHVLGGRGMEIVREQESFERYIREAVHVSGKSPLLLDRYLSDASEVDVDAVCDGETVWVAGIMEHIEEAGVHSGDSACVLPPYSLSAGTVAELRRETEALARAIKVKGLMNVQFAVKDGEIFLLEVNPRASRTVPFVAKAIGAPVARIAAQVMAGRMLSSFDLPKGDPKHVSVKEAVMPFARFPGVDPVLGPEMRSTGEVMGIDARFEAAFAKAQLGAGVNLPRTGGVFVSLKDSDKAAMIEPCRTLTGLGFEVLATGGTADVLEAAGVAVRRVNKVFEGRPHIVDAIKNGEVQLAFNTTEGQRSLIDSYSIRRTALDMRVPCYTTASAARAAIKSIAVIDAGQLEPRSLQSYSSRSQ from the coding sequence ATGCCCAGACGCACTGACATCCAGTCCATCCTGATCATCGGCGCGGGGCCCATCGTGATCGGTCAGGCCTGCGAGTTCGACTATTCGGGCGTGCAGGCGGTCAAGGCGCTGAAGGAAGAGGGCTACCGGGTGATTCTGGTGAACTCCAACCCGGCCACGATCATGACCGATCCCGGGCTCGCCGACGCCACCTATATCGAGCCGATCACGCCGGAAATGGTCGCCAAGGTGATCGAGAAGGAGCGCCCTGACGCGCTCCTTCCTACCATGGGCGGGCAGACCGCCCTCAACTGCGCGCTGGAACTGGACCGTCGCGGCGTGCTGGAGCTGTTCGGGGTGGAAATGATCGGCGCACGCGCCGACGTCATCGACAAGGCCGAGAACCGCGAGCGTTTTCGCAACGCCATGGATTCCATCGGGCTGGAAAGCCCCAAATCGCGCACCGCCCACACCCTGGCCGAAGCCGAGATCGTGCTGGAGGAGCTGGGTCTGCCGGCGGTGATCCGCCCCTCCTTCACCATGGGCGGCACGGGCGGGGGCATCGCCTATAATGTCGAGGAATTTCGCGAGATCGTCGCCTCGGGCCTCTACAACTCCCCGGTCACCGAAGTGCTGATCGAGGAGAGCGTGGTTGGCTGGAAGGAATACGAGATGGAGGTGGTCCGCGACCGTGCGGACAATTGCATCATCGTGTGCTCCATCGAAAATATCGATCCCATGGGCGTGCATACGGGCGATTCCATTACCGTGGCACCGGCGCTCACCCTCACGGACAAGGAATACCAGCGCATGCGCTCGGCCTCGATCGCCGTGCTGCGCGAGATCGGGGTGGAGACCGGCGGCTCCAATGTGCAGTTCGCCGTCAATCCGGCTGATGGCCGCATGCTGGTCATCGAGATGAACCCGCGCGTGTCGCGCTCCTCGGCGCTGGCGTCCAAGGCTACCGGCTTTCCCATTGCCCGTGTCGCCGCCAAGCTGGCCGTGGGCTATACGCTGGACGAGATCGACAATGACATCACCGGCGGCGCGACGCCGGCCAGCTTCGAGCCGGCCATTGATTATGTGGTCACGAAAATCCCGCGCTTTGCCTTCGAGAAATATCCCGGTGCCAAGGACAGCCTGACCACGTCGATGAAATCGGTGGGCGAGGCCATGGCCATTGGCCGTTGCTTCCAGGAAAGCGTCCAGAAGGCGCTGCGTAGCCTGGAGACCGGCCTGTCGGGTTTTGACGAGATTGCGATCCCCGGCGTCGACACCGCCGAGGATGATGCGGCGCGCCGCCAGGCGGTGCTGGCGGCGCTGTCGCTGCCCACCCCGGACCGGCTGCGCGTGATCGCCCAGGCGTTCCGCGAGGGGCTGAGCATGGAGAGCATCCAGGCCGCCTGCGCCTATGAGCCCTGGTTCCTGCGCCAGATCGAGGAGATCGTGGCGGCAGAAGAGGATGTACGTATGCTGGGCTTGCCCGGCGATGCCGACGGCATGCGCCGTCTCAAAGCCATGGGCTTTTCCGATGCGCGCCTGGCCGCCATCACGGGCACCGCCGAAGCCGGGGTCGCGTCGGCGCGCCGCGCACTGGGCGTGCGTCCGGTCTACAAACGGGTGGATACCTGCGCAGCGGAGTTCGCGGCGGTGACGCCGTACATGTACTCCACCTACGAGACCGGCGGAGCCTGCGAGAGCGAGCCCACAGGCCGCAAGAAGGCGATCATCCTGGGCGGCGGTCCGAACCGCATCGGTCAGGGCATCGAGTTTGATTATTGCTGCTGTCACGCGGCGTTCGCGTTCGCCGACATGGACATCGAGTCCATCATGGTGAACTGCAACCCCGAGACCGTCTCGACAGACTATGACACCGCCGACCGGCTGTATTTCGAGCCGCTGACCGCCGAGGATGTGATCGAGCTGATCGAGACCGAGCGCGCCAACGGCGAGCTCATCGGCGTGGTCGTGCAGTATGGCGGCCAGACCCCGCTGAAGCTCTCCGCCGACCTGGAGGCTGCGGGCATCCCGATCCTGGGCACCAGCCCGGACGCCATCGATCTGGCCGAAGACCGCGAGCGCTTCAAGGCGCTGCTGGACGAGCTGGGCCTGAAACAGCCGCCCAACGTCATCGCCCGCTCGGTGGAAGAAGCCACGGTAGCAGCGCGCACGCTGGGCTTCCCGCTGGTGCTGCGCCCCTCCCACGTTCTGGGCGGACGGGGCATGGAGATCGTACGCGAACAGGAAAGCTTCGAGCGCTATATCCGCGAGGCGGTGCATGTGTCGGGCAAATCGCCGCTCCTACTGGACCGCTATCTGTCTGACGCCTCGGAAGTGGATGTGGACGCGGTGTGTGACGGCGAGACCGTCTGGGTCGCCGGGATCATGGAGCATATCGAGGAGGCCGGGGTGCATTCGGGCGACAGCGCCTGCGTCCTGCCGCCCTATTCGCTGTCGGCCGGGACCGTGGCCGAACTGCGTCGTGAAACCGAGGCCCTGGCCCGCGCGATCAAGGTGAAGGGGCTTATGAACGTGCAGTTCGCGGTCAAGGACGGCGAGATTTTCCTGCTTGAGGTCAATCCGCGCGCCAGCCGCACCGTGCCCTTCGTGGCCAAGGCCATCGGTGCCCCTGTGGCGCGCATCGCCGCCCAGGTGATGGCAGGACGCATGCTGAGCAGCTTTGACCTGCCCAAAGGCGATCCCAAGCATGTGTCGGTGAAAGAGGCGGTGATGCCGTTCGCGCGCTTCCCCGGCGTGGACCCGGTGCTGGGCCCGGAAATGCGCTCCACCGGCGAGGTGATGGGCATTGATGCCCGTTTCGAGGCCGCCTTCGCCAAGGCCCAGCTGGGCGCCGGGGTGAATTTGCCCCGCACGGGCGGGGTGTTCGTCTCGCTCAAAGACTCCGACAAGGCGGCGATGATCGAACCATGCCGCACCCTCACCGGGCTGGGTTTTGAAGTGCTGGCCACGGGCGGCACGGCGGACGTGCTGGAAGCGGCGGGCGTGGCGGTGCGCCGGGTCAACAAGGTGTTTGAAGGCCGGCCCCATATCGTCGACGCGATCAAGAATGGCGAGGTCCAGCTCGCCTTCAACACAACCGAGGGCCAGCGCTCGCTGATCGACAGCTATTCCATCCGCCGCACGGCGCTGGACATGCGCGTTCCGTGCTACACCACCGCCTCGGCGGCGCGCGCCGCGATCAAGTCAATTGCGGTGATTGATGCCGGCCAGCTTGAACCGCGCTCGCTCCAATCCTATTCTAGTAGATCGCAATGA
- a CDS encoding DUF547 domain-containing protein, translating to MNALLDQRPALQRWRRHAAAAVCVLALAGVSAPAAMAATDPAFARFAEHDQDSRIRIDYTAMSEILGGSVYEVGRSDRIPGRGRVERTGTRINLGSTSRYRYEGNRVVFHTMSREHKDVISQYRAELESLPSHVPLASLSPDEQLAYWLNLHNIVVIDEIARRYPVTNVARLRIDGQPLHDAPLVTIEGQRLSLNDIRFNVVGANWSDPRVMYGFFSGSVGGPSIQRQPFEGARVWAQLSAGAGEFVNALRGVEDVNQGYRISPLYQEWRDSLFAQWPQDLESHLTAFADGDARQSISIGQLPDFLTYDTLIADLTNGVHRCGGDSGFNVVSTGSEMGATASNPCSGLPPHARDLVVTVIERRLEFLRQGRFGSVTIRDVDTTPESEGGARRVTTEGDEISN from the coding sequence ATGAACGCCTTGCTCGATCAACGCCCTGCGCTTCAGCGCTGGCGCCGCCACGCTGCCGCCGCTGTTTGCGTCCTTGCTCTGGCGGGCGTCAGCGCGCCGGCGGCCATGGCCGCCACCGATCCGGCCTTTGCCCGCTTTGCCGAGCATGATCAGGACAGCCGCATCCGGATCGACTATACTGCCATGAGCGAGATTCTCGGCGGCAGTGTCTACGAAGTGGGCCGGTCGGACCGCATTCCGGGCCGCGGCCGCGTGGAACGCACCGGCACCCGGATCAATCTGGGCAGCACGTCGCGCTACCGGTATGAAGGCAATCGCGTCGTGTTCCACACGATGTCGCGTGAGCACAAGGACGTCATCTCCCAGTATCGCGCCGAGCTGGAAAGCCTGCCCAGCCATGTGCCGCTGGCCAGCCTGTCTCCCGACGAGCAGCTGGCCTACTGGCTGAACCTGCACAATATCGTGGTGATTGATGAAATCGCCCGGCGCTATCCGGTGACGAATGTGGCGCGCTTGCGCATTGACGGCCAGCCGCTGCATGACGCGCCGCTGGTCACGATCGAAGGTCAGCGTCTCAGCCTCAACGATATCCGCTTCAATGTGGTCGGGGCCAACTGGTCCGATCCGCGCGTGATGTATGGCTTCTTTTCCGGGTCGGTCGGTGGTCCGAGCATTCAGCGCCAGCCGTTTGAAGGCGCGCGTGTCTGGGCCCAGCTGTCCGCCGGCGCGGGCGAGTTCGTGAACGCCTTGCGCGGTGTCGAGGACGTCAACCAGGGCTATCGGATCTCGCCCCTGTATCAGGAATGGCGCGACAGCCTGTTCGCGCAATGGCCCCAGGATCTGGAAAGCCATCTGACCGCCTTCGCCGACGGGGATGCGCGCCAGTCCATCAGTATCGGCCAGCTGCCGGATTTCCTGACCTATGACACGCTGATTGCGGACCTGACCAATGGCGTGCACCGCTGTGGCGGCGATAGCGGCTTCAACGTCGTGTCGACGGGCAGTGAAATGGGAGCGACCGCGTCCAACCCGTGCAGCGGTTTGCCGCCCCATGCCCGCGACCTTGTCGTGACGGTCATCGAACGCCGCCTGGAATTCCTGCGTCAGGGACGCTTCGGCTCGGTCACCATCCGGGATGTGGACACCACGCCGGAAAGTGAAGGCGGCGCGCGCCGCGTCACCACCGAGGGTGACGAGATTTCGAACTGA
- a CDS encoding BlaI/MecI/CopY family transcriptional regulator, whose product MTTPEPNPSELAVLKALWSAERLSAREIHDRIGADQGWSHSTTRTVIQRMVDKGLVLRESLHGLAVFAPASRKVDLISSLVRSFAARVLEADPAALPASAFAGSRLLDAAERAELEALLKAQPDSPTDEETL is encoded by the coding sequence ATGACAACACCCGAACCCAATCCCAGTGAGCTGGCCGTACTCAAGGCGCTGTGGAGTGCAGAGCGGCTCAGCGCCCGTGAAATCCATGACCGGATCGGCGCGGATCAGGGCTGGAGCCATTCCACCACCCGCACCGTCATCCAGCGCATGGTCGACAAGGGCCTTGTGCTTCGCGAGAGCCTGCATGGCCTCGCGGTCTTCGCACCTGCCTCGCGCAAGGTGGATCTGATCTCGTCGCTGGTGCGCAGTTTCGCCGCCCGCGTTCTGGAGGCCGACCCCGCCGCCCTGCCCGCCTCAGCCTTCGCCGGCAGCCGCCTGCTCGATGCGGCCGAGCGCGCCGAACTGGAAGCCTTGCTCAAAGCCCAGCCGGACTCACCCACAGATGAGGAGACACTCTGA
- the trxB gene encoding thioredoxin-disulfide reductase, which produces MSQTRHAKLVIIGSGAAGYTAAIYAARAMLEPLLITGMQPGGQLTITTDVENYPGFADVIQGPWLMDQMRAQAEHVGTQFAQDLIMEADLSARPFRLVGDSGTIYTADAVIIATGASAKWLGLPSEEAFQGFGVSACATCDGFFYRGKQVVVVGGGNTAVEEALFLTNFASKVTLVHRRDSLRAEKIMQDRLFNHPKIEVIWDSELDEILGTTEPVRGVTAVRLKHAKTGVTQDIPADGVFIAIGHAPATELFAGQLETKSGGYLVTAPDSTATSIPGVFAAGDVTDDKYRQAVTAAGMGCMAALEAERYLAAAAHGAAADAA; this is translated from the coding sequence ATGAGCCAGACACGTCACGCCAAGCTTGTCATCATCGGATCGGGCGCGGCCGGCTATACCGCCGCGATCTATGCCGCACGCGCCATGCTGGAGCCGCTGCTGATCACGGGCATGCAGCCGGGCGGCCAGCTGACCATCACCACCGATGTGGAGAATTATCCCGGCTTTGCCGACGTCATCCAGGGTCCCTGGCTGATGGATCAGATGCGCGCCCAGGCCGAGCATGTGGGTACGCAGTTTGCCCAGGACCTGATCATGGAGGCCGATCTGTCGGCCCGCCCGTTCCGCCTGGTGGGCGATTCGGGAACCATTTACACGGCCGACGCGGTGATCATCGCCACGGGTGCCAGCGCCAAATGGCTGGGCCTGCCCAGTGAAGAGGCCTTCCAGGGCTTTGGCGTGTCGGCCTGCGCCACCTGCGACGGGTTTTTCTATCGCGGCAAGCAAGTCGTGGTCGTCGGCGGCGGCAATACGGCGGTGGAAGAAGCGCTGTTCCTGACCAATTTCGCCTCCAAGGTCACGCTCGTGCACCGGCGCGACAGCCTGCGCGCCGAAAAGATCATGCAGGACCGGCTGTTCAACCATCCCAAGATCGAGGTGATCTGGGACAGCGAGCTGGATGAAATTCTGGGCACCACTGAGCCGGTGCGCGGGGTGACGGCCGTGCGCCTGAAGCACGCGAAAACCGGCGTGACACAGGACATTCCCGCCGACGGCGTGTTCATTGCCATCGGTCACGCCCCGGCCACCGAATTGTTCGCCGGCCAGCTGGAGACCAAGTCGGGCGGCTATCTGGTCACCGCGCCGGATTCCACCGCCACCTCAATCCCCGGCGTGTTCGCGGCAGGCGATGTCACCGATGACAAATACCGCCAGGCGGTGACGGCGGCGGGCATGGGCTGCATGGCTGCGCTCGAGGCCGAGCGCTATCTGGCTGCGGCGGCCCACGGTGCCGCTGCGGACGCGGCCTGA
- a CDS encoding ABC transporter permease translates to MSAAPIVSLAWRSILSRGLTAALTVAIVAVSVMLYLGVEKARQGARASFENTISGVDLIVGARSSPVNLLLYSVFHIGDATNNITWDSYQQVAGAPGVAWTVPISLGDSHRGFRVVGTTAEFFERYQYAGRRPLSFAGGEPFDGLFEAVAGATVARQLGYDVGEEIVVAHGSGPVSFIEHDLNPFTLTGILAPTGTPVDRSVFVSLEAIEAIHLDGATGRGSARTPDELAAMDLSPDQITAFLVGLDSPVGALRLQRAVNTYPREPLQAIMPGVALAQLWQVVGAAETTLAAVAAFVVLTGLISILISILTSLNERRREMAILRALGARPRHIFVLLVAEAVLLALAGAVIGAGLTHGALYIGAPLLEARFGIVLIGTGPGLQDLIVIAAVTGAAGLLGMVPAWRAYRQSLADGMTIRV, encoded by the coding sequence ATGAGCGCGGCCCCGATCGTCTCGCTGGCCTGGCGCTCCATCCTCAGCCGGGGCCTCACGGCGGCGTTGACTGTCGCCATCGTGGCCGTGTCGGTGATGCTCTATCTGGGCGTCGAGAAGGCGCGTCAGGGCGCGCGCGCCAGCTTTGAGAACACGATCTCGGGCGTCGACCTGATCGTCGGGGCGCGCTCCAGCCCGGTCAATCTCCTGCTCTATTCGGTGTTCCATATCGGGGACGCCACCAACAACATCACCTGGGACAGCTATCAGCAGGTGGCGGGCGCGCCGGGCGTGGCCTGGACCGTGCCGATCAGCCTGGGTGACTCCCATCGCGGCTTCCGGGTCGTGGGCACCACAGCCGAGTTCTTCGAGCGCTATCAATATGCCGGCCGCCGGCCGCTGAGCTTCGCCGGCGGCGAACCTTTTGACGGCCTGTTCGAGGCGGTCGCCGGGGCCACAGTCGCGCGCCAGCTGGGCTATGACGTCGGAGAGGAGATCGTGGTCGCCCATGGCTCCGGCCCGGTCAGCTTCATCGAGCATGATCTCAACCCGTTCACATTGACCGGCATTCTGGCCCCTACCGGCACGCCGGTGGACCGGTCGGTGTTCGTGTCGCTGGAAGCCATCGAGGCGATCCATCTGGACGGGGCCACGGGCCGGGGCTCGGCGCGCACGCCGGACGAGCTGGCGGCCATGGATCTCAGCCCTGACCAGATCACGGCATTTCTGGTGGGGCTCGACAGCCCCGTGGGCGCGCTGCGCCTGCAACGGGCGGTGAACACCTATCCGCGAGAGCCGCTGCAGGCGATCATGCCCGGCGTGGCGCTGGCCCAGCTCTGGCAGGTGGTGGGCGCAGCGGAAACCACTCTGGCTGCGGTCGCCGCCTTCGTGGTGCTCACCGGCCTCATCTCCATCCTGATCTCCATCCTGACCAGCCTGAATGAGCGCCGGCGCGAGATGGCCATATTGCGTGCATTGGGTGCCCGGCCACGCCATATCTTCGTCCTCCTGGTGGCCGAGGCCGTCCTGCTGGCGCTGGCCGGCGCGGTGATCGGCGCAGGCCTGACCCATGGCGCGCTCTATATCGGAGCACCACTGCTGGAAGCCCGGTTCGGCATCGTGCTGATCGGGACCGGGCCCGGCCTGCAGGACCTGATCGTGATTGCAGCCGTCACCGGCGCGGCGGGGCTTCTGGGCATGGTCCCGGCCTGGCGGGCCTATCGCCAGTCGCTGGCCGACGGCATGACGATCCGGGTTTAG